One window of the Leptospira kanakyensis genome contains the following:
- a CDS encoding HigA family addiction module antitoxin, whose translation MKRLANIHPGQILSEEFLTPLKITAYRLAKETGIPQTRISQILLYKRSVSADTAIRLSKFFGTTPQFWLGLQNDYDLEEEMLKKQKEFNGIHNYKDLAIAS comes from the coding sequence ATGAAACGTTTAGCAAACATACATCCTGGACAAATACTATCGGAAGAGTTTCTTACTCCATTAAAAATTACTGCCTATCGACTGGCAAAGGAAACTGGTATTCCACAAACAAGAATCAGTCAAATTCTACTATATAAAAGATCCGTTTCCGCTGATACGGCCATACGTTTATCAAAATTCTTCGGAACTACTCCTCAATTCTGGCTTGGTTTACAAAATGATTATGATCTGGAAGAAGAAATGCTGAAAAAACAGAAAGAATTTAACGGAATTCACAATTACAAAGATTTAGCAATAGCTTCTTAA